The Acutalibacter muris genomic sequence CCGGCGTATTCATCGTTCCAAAGGCTGTCCCAGCTGGTAACTTCATCGATGTACTGGGTGTTGTAGAATACCCCCACCACGCCCCAGGTGTACGGCACGGAGTATTTGTTCTCCGGGTCGTAGCCGGGGCTTCTGAACTGACCGTCAATATACTGATAGTTGGGGATATTCTCAAAGTCCAGCGGGAGCAGCATATCCTCGTTTATGAGCCGCGATACCATATAGTCCGAGGGCACAATAACGTCATAATCCGCGCCGCCCCCCACCAGCTTTGAGTACAGGGACTCGTTGCTGTCGAAGGTGGTATAGTTCACCTTTATCCCCGTGCGCTTTGTAAACTCCGCGTTTATGTCCAGGGAGCCGTCCGTGCCGTTGGCGATGTACTCCCCCCAGCTGTAGACGTTGATGGTCGCCTCCGGGTCGTAATCCACAGCCGCCCGGGCCCTCACAGCGGGCACGGCCGGGAACAGGGGCGCTGTAAGGAACAGCGCCAGCAGTAAAGCAAAAAACCTTTTCATCCCCGCTCGCCCCCCTTCTCAGCCCTCTGCCCGCTGTTTGAGGAGCGCACGTTCACGAGGATAAGCAGCGCCATCACCGCCGCAAAGAGCACTGTACTAAGTGCGTTTATCTCCGGGCTCACCCTTTTCCTGGTCATGGAGTAGATGTAGATGGGCAGGGTCTGGGTGGTGCCACTGGTAAAGTAGCTTATGACAAAGTCGTCGATGGACAGGGTAAAGGCCATTATCATCCCGGTGACTATCCCCGGCATTATCTCCGGCAGCACCACCTTGAGGAAAGCCTTTACAGGCGGGCACCCCAGGTCCTGTGCCGCCTCATAAAGCGCCGGGTCCATCTGCCGGAGCTTTGGCAGCACCTGGAGTATCACATAGGGCAGGCAGAAGGTGATATGGGCCGCGATGATGGACCCCATACCAAGGCTCCGCCCCCCGAACACCCCCACCGCGAACACGAACAGCAGCATCATAGACACGCCTGTGACTATCTCCGGGTTCACCATGGGGAAGTTGGTGATGTTCATCATTATGCGCTTTGGCAGCCGTTTCATGGAGTTTATGCCGATGGCCGCCATAGTCCCCAGCACGGTTGAAGCCGCCGCAGCGGCCACGGCTATTATCAGCGTATTTCTGAGGGCCTCCAGTATCAGCCGGTCCTCAAAGAGCTTCTCGTACCAGCGGAGACTGAACCCGCCGAATACCGTGCGGCTGGCGGTCTCAGTGTCGTTAAAGGAGAAGACAATAAGCACCAAAATTGGCGCGTACAAAAAGAGGAATATCAAAAAGGTGTAAAGCTTTCCTACTGTACGGCTCACAGCATGATACCCCCCTTCCCCTGGTCCTCGGCCTCGTCAAACTGGTTCATTATCCCCATGCAGATAAGTATTATCACCATCAGCACCAGGGAGATGGCAGAGCCCAGGTTGGGGTTATAGGCGCTGCCCAAAAACTGCATATCGATAAGGTCGCCAATAAGCAGGTTCCCCCCGCCCCCCAGCATCTTGGAGATGATGAAGGTGGACACGGCAGGCACGAACACCATGGTCACCCCGCTTATGACCCCGGGCATACTCATGGGTACGACCACCTTTAAGAACACCTTGCTGTCGCTGGCCCCCAAGTCCTGGGCGGCCTCGATAACGCTCTCGTCTATCTTTGTCAGCACGCTGTAAAGGGGCAGCACCATATAGGGTATATAGTTGTACACCATCCCCAGCACCACCGCCCCGGCGGTGTTTATCATGTGCGCCCTCGGGAGCCCTATGGCGGAGAGGGCCGCGTTTATCAGCCCGTTATCCTCCAAAAGGGTCATCCAGGCGTAGGTGCGAAGCAAAAAGTTCATCCACATGGGCAGCATCACCAGCATCACCATAACGCTCTGGCGCTTTGCCGGAAGCTTCGCGATTATGTACGCCAGGGGGTACCCCAGCACAAGGCATATGGCCGTTGCCACCGCCCCCAGCCAGATGGAACGCAGGAACACGTTGGAGTATTGGCCCACGCTGAGTATATTTTCAAGCGTAAAGCTGCCCTGCTTGTCTGTAAAGGCAAAATACGCTACGAGCACCATGGGAAGTACAATAAAGATAGTCATCCACACGGTATAGGGGGCCGACAGGAGCTTGGAGTTAGTTTTCATCGTCGCCGCCCTCCTGCTCCGCCGTCTGGTTTATGTCCTCCTCCATCTCGTCGGAGAAGGTGCTGTAGTCGCCGAACATACCGGAATACTGGGACTTTGCCATAACATGTATGTCGTCCGGGGTCAGGGACAGGCCTATCCGGTCCCCCACCGCCCGATAGTCCGTGGACTGTATCATCCACTTGAACCCGGCCACATCCACAATAATCTCATAGTGGACCCCCTTAAAGGTGACGTTTGTCACCTCGCCGGTGATATGTGTGGAGTCCGGCTCCACCACATCTATATCCTCCGGGCGTATTACCACGTCAACTGGTATGTTGTCCCCGAAGCCCTTGTCAAGACACTTGAACCTATGCCCGGCAAACTTCACCTCGAAGTCCCGGACCATCAGACCATCCAGGATGTTGGATTCACCGATAAAGTCAGCCACAAAGGCATTTTCCGGCTCATTATATATATCGGTGGGGCTGCCTATCTGCTGGATATCGCCGCCGTCCATCACCACCACCCGGTCGGACATGGACAGAGCCTCCTCCTGGTCGTGGGTGACGAAAACGAAGGTT encodes the following:
- a CDS encoding ABC transporter permease, with product MSRTVGKLYTFLIFLFLYAPILVLIVFSFNDTETASRTVFGGFSLRWYEKLFEDRLILEALRNTLIIAVAAAAASTVLGTMAAIGINSMKRLPKRIMMNITNFPMVNPEIVTGVSMMLLFVFAVGVFGGRSLGMGSIIAAHITFCLPYVILQVLPKLRQMDPALYEAAQDLGCPPVKAFLKVVLPEIMPGIVTGMIMAFTLSIDDFVISYFTSGTTQTLPIYIYSMTRKRVSPEINALSTVLFAAVMALLILVNVRSSNSGQRAEKGGERG
- a CDS encoding ABC transporter permease, translated to MKTNSKLLSAPYTVWMTIFIVLPMVLVAYFAFTDKQGSFTLENILSVGQYSNVFLRSIWLGAVATAICLVLGYPLAYIIAKLPAKRQSVMVMLVMLPMWMNFLLRTYAWMTLLEDNGLINAALSAIGLPRAHMINTAGAVVLGMVYNYIPYMVLPLYSVLTKIDESVIEAAQDLGASDSKVFLKVVVPMSMPGVISGVTMVFVPAVSTFIISKMLGGGGNLLIGDLIDMQFLGSAYNPNLGSAISLVLMVIILICMGIMNQFDEAEDQGKGGIML
- the potA gene encoding spermidine/putrescine ABC transporter ATP-binding protein; this translates as MNNPNSTIISLKDITVSYDGEQVLKGFCLDIRDGEFLTLLGPSGCGKTTVLRTIGGFIRPDAGEVFFNGKNITALPPHKREVNTIFQKYALFPHLNVYDNIAFGMRLKGKSEGEVKDAVHKMLALVNLSGYAHRGIGQLSGGQQQRVAMARALANEPKVLLLDEPLSALDLKLRKDMQVELKKLQQQTGITFVFVTHDQEEALSMSDRVVVMDGGDIQQIGSPTDIYNEPENAFVADFIGESNILDGLMVRDFEVKFAGHRFKCLDKGFGDNIPVDVVIRPEDIDVVEPDSTHITGEVTNVTFKGVHYEIIVDVAGFKWMIQSTDYRAVGDRIGLSLTPDDIHVMAKSQYSGMFGDYSTFSDEMEEDINQTAEQEGGDDEN